From a single Rutidosis leptorrhynchoides isolate AG116_Rl617_1_P2 chromosome 5, CSIRO_AGI_Rlap_v1, whole genome shotgun sequence genomic region:
- the LOC139846684 gene encoding uncharacterized protein, protein MGPSNQRHLLRLALSCRKISAQVTNPGTDSIVAMASSTEQEFISHYRSKITTFPRSHKFWDAKIASRIGEKLGFRLNDIGISHVEIDVTEELSRPIQYRKMVLPFLISVKRAGINVAGAEKLESQM, encoded by the coding sequence ATGGGTCCCTCAAATCAACGTCACCTGCTCCGATTAGCTCTATCCTGCCGGAAAATTTCTGCTCAGGTGACTAACCCCGGCACAGATTCCATCGTAGCTATGGCTTCATCCACCGAACAAGAATTCATTTCACACTATCGATCCAAAATCACAACCTTTCCTCGATCTCATAAATTTTGGGACGCCAAAATCGCTTCCAGAATTGGCGAAAAATTAGGGTTTCGTCTTAACGACATAGGCATCTCTCACGTCGAAATTGACGTCACTGAAGAACTTTCACGGCCAATTCAGTATCGGAAAATGGTCCTCCCATTCTTAATTTCCGTCAAACGTGCCGGAATTAACGTTGCTGGTGCAGAAAAATTGGAATCACAAATGTAA